In Octopus sinensis unplaced genomic scaffold, ASM634580v1 Contig02586, whole genome shotgun sequence, one DNA window encodes the following:
- the LOC115227308 gene encoding zinc finger BED domain-containing protein 5-like: protein MVEAMFGESYAKQLQQIPLADNTVARRIDDISEDLCDQLVSRLRNCKFAIQVDEGADINKNAHLIAYVRYAEEKNNIEWINCVGLCTDGAQSMSGNKSGLQALVKNRAPEIIWTHCMLHRSALVSKNMSPELNDIFAQITKVINYIKHSPLRAKLFAKLCEDMDSKYTSLLYYCEVRWLSRAKVIRRVFELKDQVADFLDENDIEDANPDVSHAGYISSFIEKLYLWMTPLKDEIHLIFIHYLKTTKALLMKNTYP, encoded by the exons ATGGTTGAAGCAATGTTTGGCGAATCCTATGCAAAACAATTACAGCAAATACCGCTTGCTGATAACACAGTCGCTAGAAGAATTGATGACATATCTGAAGATCTTTGTGATCAGTTGGTTTCTCGACTACGTAACTGTAAATTTGCTATACAAGTTGATGAGGGAGCtgacataaataaaaatgcacattTAATTGCATATGTCAGATATGCTGAAGAAA aaaataacatagaATGGATCAATTGTGTTGGACTTTGTACAGACGGAGCACAGTCAATGTCAGGAAATAAATCTGGTCTTCAAGCTCTTGTAAAAAACAGAGCACCAGAAATTATCTGGACGCACTGCATGCTGCACAGATCAGCACTTGTCTCAAAGAATATGAGTCCAGAACTGAACGATATTTTTGCGCAAATTACAAAAGTTATAAACTACATAAAACACAGTCCTTTAAGAGCTAAGCTTTTTGCAAAGCTGTGTGAAGATATGGATTCAAAATATACATCGCTTTTATACTATTGTGAGGTACGCTGGCTATCTCGTGCAAAAGTGATTAGAAGGGTGTTTGAACTCAAAGATCAAGTTGCAGATTttcttgatgaaaatgatattgaagatGCAAA TCCAGACGTGAGTCACGCCGGATATATTTCTTCGTTTatcgaaaaattatatttatggatGACTCCACTTAAAGACGAGATACATCTCATTTTTATTCACTATCTGAAAACAACGAAGGCGCTGCTTATGAAAAATACATATCCATAA